The genomic segment ACGGCGTGGTGATCACCGATGCTCTCTATATGGAGGGCATCGCCCAGCAATGGGATATGCCCCAGGCCGCTGTGCTGGCCCTCAATGCCGGTAATGATATGCTCCTTGGCCCCACAGGTAGCGCGCAAACGCTGGCCATGATTAATGGCCTCAAGGCGGCGCTCCAGGATGGACGGCTCTCGATCCTGCGGGTCAATGAGGCAGTGACCCGCATCTTGGCCCTGAAGATGCAGTATCATCTGATGCCCGCGGTTCCTCCTACGGCCTAGGAATCGCCCTGCTGATGTGCTCCATGCTTCACTCTGGCTTGCTCGTTCGCTCGTGCAGCGCCACGATGAGTTACTGATGACTTTTATCGCTTGTTGTATTCACTAAAATAAGAAAAAATGCCAAGCTAATGCGGGAGTCTCCTGGCAATGTTCACAGACAGTCCACCCCCGATTGTGGCCTCTCACCCACAAGAGCGCCAAGAAGCCGCAGCCAGGGCTGCGTCTCCTCTTCGACCGCAGCCTCGTCGCCGTCGGCGCCTGTTGTCTATCCTGCGCCTTCTGCTGGCGAGCGGCGGAGCACTGCTTCTGCTGGCCACGGCTCTGTTGGGCAAGGGAGACACGCCGTGGCTGCCGCGGCAGGTCAGCCAGCTTCAGGAGACGCTGCTGGCCGGCCCATTCATTAGCAATCCGCTGACTCCCGCGCAGGTTGAGGCCCTGCGCCATCGCGAGGCCTCTATGAACGAGCAGGCTCTGGCCCGTCTGTACCTGACCCATATGACGCTTGATCAGAAGCTCGGCCAGCTCTTCATGGTCCAGTATTACGGGACAACCTACTCGGCGGACCTGGAGACAATGATTCACGATCTCTACGCCGGTGGCGTGATCATGTACGCCGCTCAGATGCGCACCTTCCAGCAGACGCGCGCTGATATCCAGCGTATGCAGGCCCGGGCCTGGATGCCGCTCTTCATTTCGGCGGACGAGGAGGGTGGCTTTGTCGAGCGGATCAACAATATCTATGGCCATCGGCCCGGCGCCCTGGAAGTCTACCAGACGGGCAAGGTCAGCAATGCTGCGGCCCTCGGTCATGGAATTGCCCACGATTTAAAGGCCCTGGGGTTGAACACCGACCTGGCTCCTGATGTTGATGTGCCAGTTGTCAATGGTCCTGATCAGTATCTGCGCACGTGGGGCTACACGCCACAGTCAGTAATCGACTACGGTGGGGCTTACCTGCGCGCCGTCCAGGGGGATGGAGTCATCGCCTGCCTCAAGCATTTCCCGGGCCTGGGCGCCGCCCAAAGCGATGCGCACACCGACCTGCCAGTGATCAAGCGTAGTCGCGAGCAGATCTACAGTACCGAGCTGGTGCCCTTCAAACACTTCATCCAGTCATCTCAGTCGCTGGACCATCCGGGCATGATCATGACAACCGACCTGTTGATGCCGGCACTCGATCCTGTCTGGCCTGCGGAGCTGTCGCCAACCATTGTGACAGGCATTCTGCGCCATGAGCTGGGCTATGACGGTGTGGTGATCACCGACGCCCTTTATATGGAAGGCATCGCCAAGAAATGGAACCTGCCAGAGGCCGTGGTCTTAGCTCTGGCGGCGGGCAACGATATGATCCTGGGCGTGCGCAGCTCCTACGATCTGCGCAGCGCGGTGGCCGCCCTTAAGGAGGCCCTGGCCAGCGGACGGCTCTCCCAGAGCACCATCGACGCCTCCGTCACACGCATCATTGCCTTGAAGATTCACTACCATCTCTGGCCCGTTCCTCGCTTCGCTTAGAGCCAGGAGAAGCGAGCAGCTCAGCAAGCTTAAGGAGATCGAGACCTTGCAGCAAGCCGATCGGTCCCCGCTGCCTGTCCAGGCGGAGGAGCCAGCAGACAGGTCAGTAGACCAGGAAGGCAGGAAGGAAGGCCAGGACCTCCCCACCGGCCCACCCCTCTGGTCCTAGGGACCGGCCCCGCGCGTTGTCGGCCTTGGGGGACTATGCTATACTGGACTGGCACTAGCCGATTGTGCCAGGATACTCAGCTCAGCTCAACTCAGCAAAGAACAGGTCTAGCACGTTTCTCCTGCCCGCCACGCCCTATCTCCCCGGAGCGTTAGCGCGCTCAGCAGCAGGCGTGGCGCGCACCAGTCTATCCCAGGAGTGAGAAGACGATGGCTGAAGAGACTGCCCAGCTCCAGAATCCCTTTCTCGTCGGCGAGCGCGTCTACTTGCGCCCGCTGGAACCCGGCCAGGACAATCATCTCTACGCGACCTGGCTCAATGATGAGGAGATTCGCCGTTATTTTTCCGTCTATCCGACCAGCGATGCTCGGGCTAAGGAGCGCCTGGAGCAGCTGTATAGAGATGGCAAACATATTATCTTTGGAGTAGCGCTTAAAAGCAACAACCGCCTGATTGGTCTTGTTGGTTTAAAGGACATTAATTATATTAACCAGACAGCCGAGTTCTATATTATCATTGGCGACCGCGCGGTCTGGGGCCAGGGCTACGGCACCGAGGCGACCAAACTGATGATCCGCTATGGCTTCATGGAATTGAACCTGAATCGTATTCAGACGCAGGACATGGAGGAGAATATCGGTGGCTGGCGGGCAGACGAGAAGGCTGGCTTTAAATACGAAGGAACCCTCCGTCAGGCGATTCTGCGCTTCGGCAAATATCACGATGTTCGTGTCTACAGTCTACTCAGAAGCGAATATCTTGAAAGACAGCAGCAGGAGAACAAGGGAAGTTGAAGTTCGTGAGAGGACAGGCTTTTTGCTATGACAGTTGTTGTGCAAGAAATCACAGATCGTGAGCAATGGAACGCCTTTCTGAGGTCCCAGCCAGGGGGGCATCTGCTCCAGTCATATGAGTGGGGCGAGCTCAATAAGTATCTCGGTGGGCGCATTTACCGGTTAGGCGCGTTGGAGGGAGGCCGTTTGAGCGGGGCCATGATGGTTTCGGTCGCGCCGGTGCCGCTTCCCGTGCGTCTGCCCGGCCTCCAGCTCAACTGGCTCTACAGCTGCCGCGGTCCCACAGTCGAGGCACCAGACTCGCCAGCCCTCCCCGCGCTGATCGCCGAGGCTCACGCGATTGCTCGCCGCGAAGGTAGTGTGGTGCTGCGCCTCGAACCCAACATCGCCGACGATGATCCGCGTCTAGAGCAATGGCAGAGCGCCTACCGCG from the Thermogemmatispora onikobensis genome contains:
- a CDS encoding glycoside hydrolase family 3 N-terminal domain-containing protein, encoding MFTDSPPPIVASHPQERQEAAARAASPLRPQPRRRRRLLSILRLLLASGGALLLLATALLGKGDTPWLPRQVSQLQETLLAGPFISNPLTPAQVEALRHREASMNEQALARLYLTHMTLDQKLGQLFMVQYYGTTYSADLETMIHDLYAGGVIMYAAQMRTFQQTRADIQRMQARAWMPLFISADEEGGFVERINNIYGHRPGALEVYQTGKVSNAAALGHGIAHDLKALGLNTDLAPDVDVPVVNGPDQYLRTWGYTPQSVIDYGGAYLRAVQGDGVIACLKHFPGLGAAQSDAHTDLPVIKRSREQIYSTELVPFKHFIQSSQSLDHPGMIMTTDLLMPALDPVWPAELSPTIVTGILRHELGYDGVVITDALYMEGIAKKWNLPEAVVLALAAGNDMILGVRSSYDLRSAVAALKEALASGRLSQSTIDASVTRIIALKIHYHLWPVPRFA
- a CDS encoding GNAT family N-acetyltransferase: MAEETAQLQNPFLVGERVYLRPLEPGQDNHLYATWLNDEEIRRYFSVYPTSDARAKERLEQLYRDGKHIIFGVALKSNNRLIGLVGLKDINYINQTAEFYIIIGDRAVWGQGYGTEATKLMIRYGFMELNLNRIQTQDMEENIGGWRADEKAGFKYEGTLRQAILRFGKYHDVRVYSLLRSEYLERQQQENKGS